A stretch of Lysinibacillus agricola DNA encodes these proteins:
- the dnaN gene encoding DNA polymerase III subunit beta: protein MKFDILRDRLLEGLNDVMKAVSSKTTIPILTGIKIDVTDEGIRLTGSDADITIQTFIPVEEDGQQIIHITETGSIVVQARMFNEIVRKLPTNEVEIQVTPGFQTHIRSGKSEFHLIGSDATEYPLLPELTEDQKFTIPADLLKSIIRETVFAVATSESRPVLTGVNWQIKNETLICVATDSHRLARRKVQLENLPEVEHSVVIPGKSLNELNKVLEDSTNLVQIVITSQQVLFKTGEVLFFSRLLEGNYPDTSRLIPEEYQTNLTINGKSLLQAIDRASLVARGDRNNVVRFEILDNQAVEVSSNSPEIGKVQEEIPVESLEGENLKISFSAKYMMEALKAIDGQDVVIQFTGAMRPFILRSVHDDAILQLILPVRTY, encoded by the coding sequence ATGAAATTTGATATTTTACGTGACCGTTTATTAGAGGGTTTAAATGATGTCATGAAAGCCGTAAGTTCTAAAACAACTATTCCAATTTTAACGGGAATTAAAATTGATGTTACAGATGAGGGTATTCGCTTAACAGGTAGTGACGCTGATATTACAATTCAAACATTTATTCCTGTTGAAGAAGATGGTCAACAAATAATTCATATTACAGAAACAGGATCAATTGTTGTACAAGCTCGTATGTTTAATGAAATTGTACGTAAGTTACCAACAAATGAGGTTGAAATTCAAGTAACACCTGGTTTCCAAACTCATATCCGTTCAGGTAAATCTGAATTCCACTTAATTGGCTCAGACGCTACTGAATATCCGTTATTACCTGAATTAACAGAGGATCAAAAATTTACTATTCCTGCAGACCTATTAAAGTCAATTATCCGTGAAACAGTATTCGCTGTTGCCACTTCAGAAAGTAGACCGGTGTTGACAGGTGTAAACTGGCAGATAAAAAATGAAACATTAATCTGTGTTGCAACAGATAGCCACCGTTTGGCAAGACGTAAAGTTCAACTGGAAAATTTACCTGAGGTTGAACATAGTGTTGTAATTCCTGGTAAAAGTTTAAATGAGTTAAATAAAGTTTTAGAGGATTCAACAAATCTTGTACAAATTGTGATTACAAGCCAGCAAGTATTATTTAAAACTGGAGAAGTATTATTCTTCTCTCGTTTACTTGAAGGTAATTACCCAGATACATCACGTTTAATTCCAGAAGAATATCAAACAAATTTAACGATTAATGGTAAATCATTATTACAAGCAATCGATCGTGCATCTCTTGTTGCTCGTGGAGATCGTAATAATGTTGTACGTTTCGAGATTTTAGATAATCAAGCTGTCGAAGTTTCTTCTAATTCTCCAGAAATCGGTAAGGTTCAAGAGGAAATCCCTGTTGAGTCATTAGAAGGGGAGAACTTAAAAATTTCTTTCAGTGCGAAATACATGATGGAAGCATTAAAAGCAATAGATGGCCAAGATGTAGTTATTCAATTCACAGGAGCAATGAGACCGTTTATTTTACGCTCTGTTCATGATGATGCTATTTTACAGTTGATTTTACCTGTACGTACTTATTAA
- the yaaA gene encoding S4 domain-containing protein YaaA, with protein MKDIEIDVEFVTLGQLLKMTDAISSGGMAKWFLHENDVYVNGEVDDRRGRKLRDGDIVNIPGCGRFRIVGTTGQ; from the coding sequence ATGAAGGACATTGAAATTGATGTAGAGTTTGTCACATTAGGACAGCTTTTAAAAATGACTGATGCTATTAGCTCTGGTGGCATGGCAAAGTGGTTTTTACACGAAAATGATGTATATGTAAATGGAGAAGTGGATGATCGCCGCGGTCGTAAATTGCGTGACGGTGACATTGTAAATATTCCTGGATGTGGTCGATTTCGTATCGTTGGAACCACTGGACAGTAA
- the recF gene encoding DNA replication/repair protein RecF (All proteins in this family for which functions are known are DNA-binding proteins that assist the filamentation of RecA onto DNA for the initiation of recombination or recombinational repair.) has protein sequence MHIEHLELTNYRNYDALALNFSPKINVFIGENAQGKTNVMESIYVLAMAKSHRTTNDKELIRWDSDYGKIEGAVQKRHGILPIELTVTKKGKKGKINHIEQSRLSHYIGQMNVVMFAPEDLNVVKGSPQIRRRFIDMEIGQISPVYLHDLLTFQKILKQRNHFLKMNQGKTMPDDVMYEVYNEQYIHAATQIIRKRFQFMDLLQEWAEPIHAGISQGKETLVIKYRTVAGIEKEHTSSEIEGFLHKKLIETKEREFDRGVTLVGPHRDDLQFLVNGYDVQTYGSQGQQRTTALSLKLAEIELIKQETNETPILLLDDVLSELDDYRQSHLLNTIQGEVQTFVTTTSVDGIHHETMEHAKLFHVKQGAIEES, from the coding sequence ATGCATATAGAGCATTTAGAACTTACAAATTACCGTAACTATGATGCCTTAGCTTTAAATTTCTCTCCAAAAATCAATGTTTTCATTGGTGAAAATGCACAAGGGAAAACAAATGTTATGGAATCTATTTACGTATTGGCAATGGCTAAATCCCATCGAACGACGAACGATAAAGAATTAATACGTTGGGATTCAGACTATGGTAAAATAGAAGGGGCCGTTCAAAAAAGGCATGGTATTTTACCGATTGAGCTTACGGTTACGAAAAAAGGCAAAAAAGGTAAGATAAATCATATAGAGCAAAGTCGTCTTAGTCATTATATTGGCCAAATGAATGTCGTGATGTTTGCCCCTGAAGATTTAAATGTTGTAAAGGGGAGTCCGCAAATACGACGACGTTTTATAGATATGGAGATTGGGCAAATTTCGCCTGTCTATTTACATGATTTATTAACCTTTCAAAAAATTTTAAAGCAACGTAATCATTTTTTAAAAATGAATCAAGGCAAAACAATGCCAGATGACGTGATGTACGAGGTTTATAATGAACAATATATTCACGCAGCTACCCAAATTATTCGAAAAAGATTTCAATTTATGGATTTATTGCAGGAGTGGGCAGAGCCTATTCACGCAGGTATTTCACAAGGGAAGGAAACGTTGGTTATTAAATACCGCACTGTAGCTGGTATTGAAAAAGAACATACTTCTAGTGAAATTGAAGGCTTCTTGCATAAAAAGCTAATAGAAACTAAGGAGCGTGAATTTGATCGTGGTGTTACACTAGTTGGTCCACATCGAGATGATTTGCAGTTTTTAGTAAATGGCTATGATGTTCAGACATACGGCTCACAAGGACAGCAACGCACAACCGCTCTTTCATTAAAACTTGCCGAAATTGAGTTAATTAAACAAGAAACGAATGAAACACCCATACTACTTTTAGATGATGTATTGTCGGAACTCGACGATTATCGCCAATCGCATTTATTAAATACCATTCAAGGTGAAGTTCAAACCTTTGTTACGACTACAAGTGTTGATGGAATTCATCATGAAACGATGGAGCATGCAAAGCTGTTTCACGTGAAACAAGGTGCGATTGAAGAAAGTTAG
- the gyrB gene encoding DNA topoisomerase (ATP-hydrolyzing) subunit B, which translates to MKAVAIENEGLQNQAYEADQIQVLEGLEAVRKRPGMYIGSTSSKGLHHLVWEIVDNSIDEALAGFCTDIKVTIEKDNWIRVEDNGRGIPVSIQEKMGKPAVEVIMTVLHAGGKFGGGGYKVSGGLHGVGASVVNALSAVTIVQVHREGHIHEIKFERGRTIQELTIIGETDRNGTTTRFKADPEIFKETTVYEFDILAHRIRELAYLNRGIKITIADEREDQERSTTYHYEGGIRSYVEHLNQSKEPIHDPIDVLGEKDGISVEIAMQYNAGFSSNIFSFANNINTYEGGTHESGFKTALTRVINDYARKNGLLKESDANLTGEDVREGLTAIVSIKHPDPQFEGQTKTKLGNSEVSQITNSLFSDGFERFMLENPTIARKVVEKGLMAARARVAAKKAREFTRRKNALEVSSLPGKLADCSSTNPAECEIYIVEGDSAGGSAKSGRDRHFQAILPLRGKILNVEKARLDKILSNAEIRAMITAFGTGIGEEFSLEKARYHKIIIMTDADVDGAHIRTLLLTFFFRFLRPLIEAGYIYIAQPPLYQVKQGKHVEYCYDEETLREILERLPKMPKPNVQRYKGLGEMNAEQLWETTMDPEYRTLLQVELDDAIKANQAFERLMGDEVEPRRQFIEENAVYANLDI; encoded by the coding sequence ATGAAAGCCGTGGCTATAGAGAACGAAGGTTTACAAAATCAAGCTTATGAAGCCGATCAGATACAGGTATTAGAAGGTTTAGAAGCGGTACGTAAAAGACCAGGGATGTATATCGGTTCAACAAGCTCTAAAGGGCTACATCATTTAGTATGGGAAATTGTTGATAATAGTATTGATGAAGCACTTGCAGGATTTTGTACAGATATAAAAGTAACGATAGAAAAAGACAACTGGATCCGTGTAGAGGACAATGGTCGTGGTATTCCGGTAAGCATTCAAGAAAAAATGGGTAAGCCTGCTGTTGAAGTTATTATGACAGTGCTACATGCTGGCGGTAAGTTCGGCGGTGGAGGATACAAAGTATCTGGTGGTCTTCATGGCGTAGGGGCTTCTGTTGTAAATGCTCTATCAGCTGTGACGATTGTTCAAGTTCATCGTGAGGGTCATATTCATGAAATTAAATTTGAACGTGGAAGAACTATTCAAGAGCTAACAATTATCGGTGAGACAGATCGTAATGGAACAACTACACGTTTTAAAGCTGACCCTGAAATATTTAAAGAAACGACTGTTTATGAATTTGACATTTTAGCACATCGTATTCGTGAATTAGCTTATTTGAATCGTGGTATCAAGATTACAATTGCTGATGAACGTGAAGATCAGGAACGTTCTACTACGTATCATTATGAAGGTGGTATTCGTTCTTATGTAGAGCATTTGAATCAATCTAAAGAGCCAATCCATGATCCAATTGATGTTCTTGGGGAAAAGGATGGTATTTCAGTTGAAATTGCTATGCAATATAATGCTGGATTCTCTTCAAATATTTTTTCATTTGCTAATAACATTAATACGTATGAAGGCGGTACACATGAGTCTGGTTTTAAAACAGCTCTGACACGTGTTATTAATGATTACGCGCGAAAAAATGGGCTATTAAAAGAGTCAGATGCAAACCTTACTGGTGAGGATGTTCGTGAAGGGTTAACAGCTATTGTTTCAATTAAGCATCCTGATCCACAATTTGAAGGACAAACAAAAACAAAGCTTGGTAACTCTGAAGTTAGCCAAATTACTAACTCCTTATTCTCAGATGGTTTTGAACGATTTATGCTAGAAAATCCAACTATAGCTCGTAAGGTTGTAGAAAAAGGTTTAATGGCTGCTCGTGCACGTGTCGCTGCTAAAAAAGCACGTGAATTTACACGTCGCAAAAATGCGCTTGAAGTATCAAGCTTGCCAGGTAAATTAGCTGACTGTTCATCAACAAATCCAGCAGAATGTGAAATTTATATCGTTGAGGGTGATTCTGCCGGCGGGTCAGCAAAATCTGGACGTGACCGACACTTCCAAGCAATCTTACCGTTACGTGGTAAAATCCTTAACGTTGAAAAAGCACGCTTAGATAAAATTTTATCGAATGCAGAAATCCGTGCAATGATTACAGCGTTTGGCACAGGTATTGGTGAAGAGTTTTCTTTAGAAAAGGCTCGTTATCATAAAATCATTATTATGACAGATGCCGATGTTGATGGTGCACACATCCGAACATTATTGTTAACATTCTTCTTCCGTTTCCTTCGACCTCTCATAGAGGCAGGTTATATTTATATTGCACAGCCACCTCTTTATCAAGTAAAGCAAGGTAAGCATGTTGAGTATTGCTATGATGAAGAAACATTAAGAGAAATTTTAGAACGACTACCGAAAATGCCAAAACCAAATGTGCAACGATACAAAGGTCTTGGAGAAATGAATGCGGAGCAGCTTTGGGAA